atgacatgtaggacatgtgtgtctatttgttcaactttatacaagtctaagtgtctacttgtgcacacccaaagttgaagggcataaatgtgattcgaaGTCAAGTTGAAgggcacatttatgtattatgacatAAATATAATAGGGTAAATGaaaaatcacatacttttaagaaaaaattaccatttgtcccttataagtttataattataaaaattcctGAAACTGATACAATATATAAGTGCTGACACAGTAATCTTAttcgcgagatacattaatcgttaagtaagatatattacattttatacacGATATGCTAATATGAtgtgcgagatacattaatttggtGCGCGAGATGCATTAATTTGatgcgctgatacattaatctgatgtgtggaaataagaaattttgagaatttgtagaactaataggggataatggtaataagaaaatttaaagatgAGATTTTTGTCATTTATCTAATATAAAATGAGGTCaagttaaaaacatatatatgtattatgccttttgtATATACGTATTGTAATCGAAGAAACTGAATTATTGTGACTTCTTTTTTCCCATTTTTGTTTTATCAGAACACTAATTGAAAATAGTGGCATTCCGTGGTTTAAAAACCGGATTGCTCTTTGTAATCTTTTTAGTAGATGAAGCGAATACTTGAAAATCTAAGAGGAGTTAATAGTTATGAATTTGCAGAATATTTGAGATGcatgataatataatattatttatataagcATGATTAGAGTTTAAAGTTAAGTAACCTTCCAAAATTCTAATTGAAAATGAACACATTTTATTAAGTCTGATTAGAATTGAAcatgtttttgtaaaatttcacaaaatttcaatatctACACATTCATAAAACAATGATGTTAGGTTTGACTTATTGtttattgttgattggttgAATCTTTTTGCTCAATTTTGTGGTTTATCTTTTCTACTATTTGAGTTACTAttgtttcatattatatttatttagcaAACTTTCAAGAATATATAGTATTGTTTTCTTTTcgtaaaaaagataaaatcgATAATTTCCACTTAATTAAAGCTGtttataataattcaactttctaattataatttaatcgtctttaatttattttaagaaagaaatagAATAGGTTGTCTTTGAGCTTGAAACGTAAAACAATCActaatatttttacttcttcTAGCTTGTTCACATTGCGTGAATTgcttcaaaataattgaattaaatagaaaaaatacataaatatttgctagactatgatcgaaattttagagacacagtatttttgaaatttcgGTTTTCCCAATTAAATAGGCTGTCTAGCTAATGAAATTCTATTTTGCCTCTTGATTGGCCCATTATTAGTTGTCTCTCTGCCTCAATAATGGCCTTATTCTCTCCAAAGTCAGAGCTTttgttcttgttcttcttcatcttttctctaTCCTTCAATCTTAGCCATTcaaataaatatgatgatgTTCATGATCTCCTTCCTTTTTACAATCTTCCAAAGGGTCTTCTCCCAAACAATGTGAAATCATACACTGTTTCCACCAAAGACGGTTCTTTTACTGTACAACTCACACATCCATGTTATGTACAGTTTCAAGATCAGCTTGTTTACTACCAAAAAGATATTAAAGGGAAGTTGAGTTATGGATCTGTCTCTGATGTCACTGGAATACAAGCAAAGAAGTTGTTTGTATGGGTATCTGTAACTGGGATTAGTGTTGATGATCAGTCTCAGATGATTGAATTTCATGTTGGATTTTTATCTGAAAAATTACCAGCTAAGGAGTTTGAGAATATTCCTACTTGTACTAATAAGATTAAGGGTTGCCAACACTCTGCCTTTGCTTCAATATGACCAGGTCAACTTCTAATCTTTTTAACTAGTACTATTTATAATGTGTAGATCCTGAGTCGGGATTTTCGCTATAATATGAAAACTTAGGacaaaatatctaatttatataCCTGAAAAGTAATAGAATCCTTGCTCTGTGTAAAACGTAACAACTGTTTGtctctatttttagagtcaaactataaaaactttttgATGGATATTTTAAGATGC
This DNA window, taken from Solanum lycopersicum chromosome 5, SLM_r2.1, encodes the following:
- the LOC101262518 gene encoding uncharacterized protein isoform X2, producing the protein MALFSPKSELLFLFFFIFSLSFNLSHSNKYDDVHDLLPFYNLPKGLLPNNVKSYTVSTKDGSFTVQLTHPCYVQFQDQLVYYQKDIKGKLSYGSVSDVTGIQAKKLFVWVSVTGISVDDQSQMIEFHVGFLSEKLPAKEFENIPTCTNKIKGCQHSAFASI